A genomic window from Massilia sp. METH4 includes:
- the recB gene encoding exodeoxyribonuclease V subunit beta produces MSRLLDPMTFPLHGTRLIEASAGTGKTWTIAALYLRLVLGHGGTEAYARPLLPADILVMTFTRAATRELSNRIRERLVEAAGCFRGQVEVCDPYLEGLLQAYPDETSRQRAAHRLMLAAETMDEAAIFTIDAWCQRMLREHAFDSGSLFDEELITDEAALFEDAAHDYWRQHVYPLRDPALGALLECWPDVERLKSALRELVKRAEDGWHANEPLGVLIARSLRERQQQLAALKDGWGERVDRMELWIERARAARQLDGRKMRADWVAGWLGTLRAWAADPEMVELDLKGGWKRLVPSGMAEAYSGTDLFDGFEALAQLRDALAACEPLSHRLYRHAAGIISARMAELKAQQRQFGFADMLVRLQHALEGENGQALRQRITEQYPVALVDEFQDTAPAQYRIFDLLYRVADNDPQLGLFLIGDPKQSIYGFRGADIHSYLAARRATEGRHYQLGTNYRSTRDVVEAVNRIFLHAESVAGGSGFAQGAFRFRRGTVNPLPFEAVDAKGRSERLVGVDGQLQALTVSCSEVLDLKADDYRDFFAHHCAEHIVQLLNHPGTGFEGPDGFRRLEPADIAILVRDRREATAIRRALQQRRVPSVYLSDKDSVLESDEAKDVLRWLAALANPLDGALARAAFATRTANIELAELARLSSDELAWEQRVEQLKALHTVWQRQGVLAMLRRFIHELGLPAALLARPGGERSLTNLLHLAELLQTASRQLDGEQALIRWMAEQVEGEGAAGDEQVLRLESDAELVKVVTVHKSKGLEYPLVYLPFAVTARKVDKRNRSFFEYTDGDGVRRIDMSLTEEAQAAVEAARIEEDLRLLYVALTRARHFLWLGVAALPARKEGSNVLHESALGYLLNGGEHLPAEALQERWRELAGGCGAIGIAALTHPERVTLLDRVEQRPALVDTRPYGAQFERDWSVGSFTSLARGTQAAPRDAQEETLLEGEEADVAPGRIDEAPWHRFPRGSVPGNFLHEQLEWLAQEGFHCVDDAACEQRMARRIERAGWGHRLEDAIGWLRAAVTTALPPLGAPLRDIGTVLPEMEFWFPSEHLATGALDALCRRHLLGGIPRPPLPQRALHGMLKGFTDLVFEHEGRYWVLDYKSNALGGNDAAYHAKALALGMAGHRYDVQGAIYLLALHRLLASRMGDAYDPAEHLGGAIFFFLRGIGNGTTRGCHVLEPDPVLLDGLDELLRREADADGGNDDERTWR; encoded by the coding sequence ATGAGCCGCCTGCTCGACCCGATGACCTTCCCGCTGCACGGCACCCGCCTGATCGAGGCCAGCGCCGGCACCGGCAAGACGTGGACCATCGCCGCCCTGTACCTGCGCCTGGTGCTGGGCCATGGCGGCACGGAGGCGTATGCGCGCCCGCTGCTGCCGGCCGATATCCTGGTGATGACGTTCACCAGGGCGGCGACGCGCGAACTGTCGAACCGCATCCGCGAACGGCTGGTCGAGGCGGCCGGGTGCTTTCGCGGCCAGGTCGAGGTGTGCGATCCTTACCTGGAAGGCTTGCTGCAAGCCTATCCGGACGAGACGTCGCGCCAGCGGGCCGCGCACCGCCTGATGCTGGCCGCCGAGACGATGGACGAGGCGGCGATCTTCACCATCGACGCCTGGTGCCAGCGCATGCTGCGCGAGCACGCGTTCGACAGCGGCAGCCTGTTCGACGAGGAACTCATCACCGACGAAGCGGCCCTGTTCGAGGACGCCGCCCACGATTACTGGCGCCAGCACGTGTACCCGTTGCGCGACCCGGCGCTGGGCGCGCTGCTCGAATGCTGGCCGGACGTGGAGCGGCTGAAATCCGCCCTGCGCGAACTGGTCAAGCGGGCCGAGGATGGCTGGCATGCCAATGAGCCGCTGGGCGTGCTGATCGCCCGTTCGCTGCGCGAGCGGCAGCAGCAGCTGGCCGCGCTGAAGGATGGCTGGGGCGAACGCGTCGACCGCATGGAACTGTGGATCGAACGGGCCCGGGCGGCCAGGCAGCTCGACGGGCGCAAGATGCGCGCCGACTGGGTGGCCGGCTGGCTGGGCACGCTGCGCGCCTGGGCCGCCGACCCGGAAATGGTCGAACTGGACCTGAAGGGCGGCTGGAAGCGCCTCGTGCCGTCGGGGATGGCCGAGGCATACAGCGGCACCGATCTCTTCGACGGCTTCGAAGCGCTGGCGCAACTGCGCGATGCGCTCGCCGCCTGTGAACCGCTGTCGCACCGCCTGTATCGGCATGCCGCCGGCATCATCAGCGCGCGCATGGCGGAACTGAAGGCGCAGCAGCGCCAATTCGGCTTCGCCGACATGCTGGTGCGCCTGCAGCACGCGCTGGAAGGCGAGAACGGCCAGGCGCTGCGCCAGCGCATCACCGAGCAGTATCCCGTGGCGCTGGTCGATGAATTCCAGGATACGGCGCCGGCCCAGTACCGCATCTTCGACCTGCTGTACCGCGTGGCCGACAACGACCCGCAACTGGGCCTGTTCCTGATCGGCGACCCGAAGCAGTCGATCTACGGCTTCCGCGGCGCCGACATCCACAGCTACCTGGCCGCGCGGCGCGCCACCGAAGGGCGGCATTACCAGCTGGGCACGAACTACCGGTCCACGCGCGACGTGGTGGAAGCGGTGAACCGCATCTTCCTGCACGCCGAGAGCGTGGCGGGCGGCAGCGGTTTCGCGCAGGGCGCGTTCCGCTTCCGTCGCGGTACCGTCAATCCCTTGCCGTTCGAGGCAGTCGATGCCAAGGGCCGCAGCGAACGGCTCGTCGGCGTGGATGGCCAGCTGCAGGCGCTGACGGTGTCGTGCAGCGAAGTGCTGGACCTGAAGGCGGACGATTACCGCGACTTCTTCGCGCACCACTGCGCCGAGCACATCGTGCAGCTGCTGAACCATCCGGGCACGGGCTTCGAGGGACCGGATGGTTTCCGCCGCCTGGAGCCGGCCGATATCGCGATCCTCGTGCGCGACCGGCGCGAGGCGACCGCCATCCGGCGCGCGCTGCAACAGCGGCGCGTGCCCAGCGTCTACCTGTCCGACAAGGATTCCGTGCTGGAGTCCGACGAGGCGAAGGACGTGCTGCGCTGGCTGGCCGCGCTGGCCAATCCGCTGGACGGCGCGCTGGCCCGTGCCGCCTTCGCCACCCGCACGGCCAACATCGAGCTGGCCGAACTGGCGCGCCTTTCTTCCGACGAGCTGGCGTGGGAACAGCGGGTCGAGCAATTGAAGGCGCTGCACACGGTGTGGCAGCGGCAGGGCGTGCTGGCGATGCTGCGCCGCTTCATCCACGAGCTGGGCTTGCCGGCCGCGCTGCTGGCCCGGCCGGGTGGCGAACGCAGCCTCACGAACCTGCTGCACCTGGCCGAACTGCTGCAAACGGCCAGCCGCCAGCTCGATGGCGAACAGGCGCTGATCCGCTGGATGGCCGAGCAGGTCGAAGGCGAGGGCGCTGCCGGCGACGAACAGGTGCTGCGGCTGGAATCGGACGCGGAGCTGGTGAAGGTCGTTACCGTGCATAAGTCCAAGGGCCTGGAATACCCGCTGGTCTACCTGCCGTTCGCCGTCACGGCACGCAAGGTCGACAAGCGCAACCGCAGCTTCTTCGAATACACCGATGGCGATGGCGTGCGGCGCATCGACATGAGCCTGACCGAGGAGGCGCAGGCGGCCGTGGAAGCGGCGCGCATCGAGGAAGACCTGCGCCTGCTGTATGTGGCGCTCACGCGCGCCCGCCACTTCCTGTGGCTGGGCGTGGCCGCGCTGCCGGCGCGCAAGGAAGGCAGCAACGTGCTGCATGAATCGGCGCTCGGCTACCTGCTGAACGGCGGGGAACACCTGCCGGCCGAAGCCTTGCAGGAGCGCTGGCGCGAACTGGCCGGCGGCTGCGGCGCGATCGGCATCGCCGCGCTGACTCATCCCGAGCGCGTGACCTTGCTCGACCGCGTGGAGCAGCGTCCCGCGCTGGTCGACACCCGGCCGTATGGCGCGCAGTTCGAACGGGACTGGTCGGTCGGCAGCTTTACGTCGCTGGCGCGCGGAACCCAGGCCGCCCCGCGCGACGCGCAGGAGGAAACGCTGCTGGAAGGCGAGGAAGCCGATGTGGCGCCCGGGCGGATCGACGAGGCGCCGTGGCACCGCTTCCCGCGCGGTTCCGTGCCCGGCAACTTCCTGCACGAACAGCTCGAATGGCTGGCCCAGGAAGGTTTCCATTGCGTGGACGACGCGGCCTGCGAGCAGCGCATGGCGCGCCGCATCGAGCGGGCCGGGTGGGGGCACCGGCTGGAGGATGCGATCGGCTGGTTGCGCGCCGCCGTCACGACGGCGCTGCCGCCGCTGGGTGCGCCGCTGCGCGATATCGGCACCGTGCTGCCGGAAATGGAATTCTGGTTCCCCAGCGAGCACCTGGCGACCGGCGCGCTCGACGCGCTGTGCCGGCGCCACCTGCTGGGCGGCATCCCGCGCCCGCCGCTGCCGCAGCGCGCGCTGCACGGCATGCTGAAAGGCTTTACGGACCTGGTCTTCGAACATGAAGGGCGCTACTGGGTGCTGGACTACAAATCGAATGCGCTGGGCGGCAACGACGCGGCCTATCACGCCAAGGCGCTGGCACTCGGCATGGCCGGGCACCGCTACGACGTGCAGGGCGCGATCTACCTGCTGGCGCTGCACCGGCTGCTGGCAAGCCGCATGGGCGACGCCTACGACCCGGCCGAGCACCTGGGCGGCGCGATCTTCTTCTTCCTGCGCGGGATCGGCAACGGCACGACGCGCGGCTGCCACGTGCTGGAACCGGACCCGGTCCTGCTCGACGGGCTGGACGAGCTGCTGCGGCGCGAAGCGGATGCCGACGGCGGCAATGATGATGAACGGACATGGCGATGA
- the recC gene encoding exodeoxyribonuclease V subunit gamma, producing the protein MATGIAPGLLILHGNQLEQLRAAVFQWLRANPLAPLETDVLLVQSNGVAEWLKIALAEEAGVCAATRVALPARFLWEAYRAMLGRENVPRISAFDKGPLTWRLMRLLPGLLRDDAFEPLRHFLKGGCQERRLQLAERLSDLFDQYQVYRADWLEDWAAGRDRMCCPRGVHYPLPEGQRWQAALWRAIIASVPEEERTLGRAGVHTQFVRAVENGAQPVGRLPRRVVLFGVSALPYQTLQALAALARFTQVIVAVPNPCRFYWGDIIDGRDLLRAARRRHPQRNGVDLAQVPIEALHAHSHPLLASWGRQGRDYIRMLDEFDEASAEHDAHLRVDLFSEGDGDTLLQQLQGAVRDMLPLSEHRFPVPDAGDRSIVFHIAHSVQREVEVLHDQLLAQFAADPTLRPRDVVVMVPDIDVFTAAIHAVFGQYRKGDARHIPFAIGDVNDRSVNPLLVALDWLLRLPQQRCRQSEVRDLLDVPALSARFGLVEDDLPILGRWIEGAHVRWGLDREHRAGLGLGPVGEQNAWIFGIRRMLLGYASGAGGPFGDIEPYGEVGGLDAALAGSLAQLVEALLEWRERLAQARTPFEWGEQARALLAAFFDPRDEADRLTMNELNESLGAWLETCDGAGFDEPVPLAVLREAWLGALDEPSLEHQFVSGGVTFCTLMPMRAVPFRVVCLLGMNDGDFPRRASRADFDLLALPGMARPGDRSRRDDDRYLMLEAVLAARDALYVSWCGRNARDNSEQPPSVLVAQLLDYLKAGWHLDLHERTTEHALQPFSRRYFEQGGLLTFAAEWRSAHAATTGPALPPDLPPYELDERFRLKLAGLAAFLRQPVKYFFAQRLGVRFADSALVGEDEEPFVLDALDRYFLEDEMLDDDGAEDEENVRLSLTQRAARLQREGVLPIGVIGDRVRDNLVATLLPVRRAWLQLRGAYPEAAPKLPVGLELHGVVLEDWIDGLRADGAAKVWLAQMSSKALDKAGQPRGDKLIVAWLRQLAAAAQGETVTGLLVARDAVLSMPPLDGGDARAALADLVALWRRGMDGPLPVASKTALALVSGGDPRETYEHGFDRRGEKDDLCLYRLWPEYGDLAAEPDFVATAHALYGPLAAWLDTVEVQPIEGDEA; encoded by the coding sequence ATGGCAACTGGCATCGCTCCCGGCTTACTGATCCTGCACGGCAACCAGCTCGAACAGCTGCGTGCCGCCGTGTTCCAATGGCTGCGCGCCAATCCGCTGGCGCCGCTGGAAACCGACGTGCTGCTGGTGCAATCGAACGGCGTGGCCGAATGGCTCAAGATCGCGCTGGCCGAGGAAGCCGGCGTGTGCGCGGCCACGCGCGTGGCCCTGCCGGCGCGCTTCCTGTGGGAAGCCTACCGGGCCATGCTGGGGCGCGAGAACGTGCCACGCATTTCCGCCTTCGACAAGGGCCCGCTCACGTGGCGGCTGATGCGCCTGCTCCCCGGCCTGCTGCGCGACGACGCCTTCGAGCCGCTGCGCCATTTCCTGAAGGGAGGTTGCCAGGAACGGCGCCTGCAATTGGCCGAGCGGCTGTCCGACCTGTTCGACCAGTACCAGGTGTACCGCGCCGACTGGCTGGAAGACTGGGCAGCGGGGCGCGACCGCATGTGCTGCCCGCGCGGCGTGCACTACCCGCTGCCGGAAGGGCAGCGCTGGCAGGCCGCGCTGTGGCGCGCCATCATCGCCAGCGTGCCGGAGGAAGAGCGCACGCTGGGCCGTGCCGGCGTGCACACGCAATTCGTGCGCGCGGTGGAGAATGGCGCCCAGCCGGTCGGGCGCCTGCCGCGCCGCGTGGTGCTGTTCGGCGTATCCGCCTTGCCCTACCAGACCCTGCAGGCGCTGGCCGCCCTGGCCCGTTTCACCCAGGTGATCGTGGCCGTGCCGAACCCTTGCCGCTTCTACTGGGGCGACATCATCGACGGCCGCGACCTGCTCCGCGCGGCGCGCCGGCGTCACCCGCAGCGCAACGGCGTCGACCTGGCGCAGGTGCCGATCGAGGCGCTGCATGCGCACAGCCACCCGCTGCTGGCGAGCTGGGGCCGGCAGGGGCGCGACTATATCCGCATGCTCGACGAATTCGACGAGGCCTCCGCCGAGCATGACGCTCACCTGCGCGTGGACCTGTTCAGCGAAGGCGACGGCGACACGCTGCTGCAGCAATTGCAGGGCGCGGTGCGCGACATGCTGCCGCTCTCCGAACACCGCTTTCCGGTGCCGGACGCGGGCGACCGCTCGATCGTGTTCCACATCGCCCACAGCGTGCAGCGCGAGGTGGAAGTGCTGCACGACCAGTTGCTGGCGCAGTTCGCCGCCGACCCCACCCTGCGCCCGCGCGACGTGGTGGTGATGGTGCCGGACATCGACGTGTTCACGGCCGCCATCCATGCCGTGTTCGGCCAATACCGGAAAGGCGATGCACGCCACATCCCGTTCGCCATCGGCGACGTGAACGACCGCAGCGTGAACCCGCTGCTGGTGGCGCTGGACTGGCTGTTGCGGCTGCCGCAGCAGCGCTGCCGGCAAAGCGAGGTGCGCGACCTGCTCGACGTGCCGGCACTCTCGGCTCGCTTCGGCCTCGTCGAGGACGACCTGCCGATCCTCGGCCGCTGGATCGAGGGCGCCCACGTCCGCTGGGGCCTGGACCGCGAACACCGCGCCGGCCTGGGTCTGGGGCCGGTGGGCGAACAGAATGCGTGGATCTTCGGCATCCGCCGCATGCTGCTCGGCTATGCCAGCGGCGCCGGCGGCCCGTTCGGCGATATCGAACCGTATGGCGAAGTGGGCGGCCTCGATGCCGCGCTTGCCGGCTCGCTGGCGCAGCTGGTGGAAGCGCTGCTGGAATGGCGCGAGCGGCTCGCGCAGGCGCGCACGCCGTTCGAATGGGGCGAGCAGGCGCGCGCGCTGCTGGCCGCGTTCTTCGACCCGCGCGACGAGGCGGACCGGCTGACGATGAACGAATTGAACGAGTCGCTGGGTGCCTGGCTGGAAACCTGCGACGGCGCCGGCTTCGACGAACCGGTGCCGCTGGCCGTGCTGCGCGAGGCCTGGCTGGGCGCGCTGGACGAGCCTTCGCTGGAGCACCAGTTCGTCTCGGGCGGCGTGACGTTCTGCACCCTGATGCCGATGCGCGCCGTGCCGTTCCGCGTGGTGTGCCTGCTGGGCATGAACGACGGCGATTTCCCCCGCCGCGCAAGCCGGGCCGACTTCGACCTGCTGGCGCTGCCCGGCATGGCGCGCCCCGGCGACCGCTCGCGCCGCGACGACGATCGCTACCTGATGCTGGAAGCGGTACTGGCCGCGCGCGACGCGCTGTACGTGAGCTGGTGCGGCCGCAATGCGCGCGACAACAGCGAACAGCCGCCCTCGGTGCTGGTGGCGCAGCTGCTCGACTACCTGAAGGCCGGCTGGCACCTGGACCTGCACGAGCGCACCACCGAGCACGCCCTGCAGCCGTTCTCGCGTCGCTATTTCGAGCAGGGCGGCTTGCTGACGTTCGCGGCCGAATGGCGTTCCGCCCATGCCGCCACCACCGGGCCGGCACTGCCGCCCGACCTGCCGCCGTATGAACTGGACGAACGCTTCCGCCTGAAGCTGGCCGGCCTGGCGGCCTTCCTGCGCCAGCCCGTGAAGTACTTCTTCGCCCAGCGCCTCGGGGTGCGCTTCGCCGATTCGGCCCTGGTCGGCGAGGACGAGGAACCGTTCGTGCTCGACGCCCTGGACCGCTACTTCCTCGAAGACGAGATGCTGGACGACGACGGCGCCGAGGACGAGGAAAACGTGCGCCTGAGCCTGACGCAGCGGGCGGCCCGGCTGCAGCGCGAGGGTGTGCTGCCGATCGGCGTGATCGGCGACCGCGTGCGCGACAACCTCGTCGCCACCTTGCTGCCGGTACGGCGCGCCTGGCTGCAACTGCGCGGCGCCTATCCTGAAGCGGCACCCAAGCTGCCGGTCGGCCTGGAACTGCACGGGGTGGTGCTGGAAGACTGGATCGACGGCCTGCGCGCCGATGGCGCGGCCAAGGTGTGGCTGGCGCAGATGTCGTCCAAGGCCCTCGACAAGGCCGGCCAGCCGCGCGGCGACAAGCTCATTGTCGCGTGGCTGCGCCAGCTTGCGGCGGCGGCGCAGGGTGAAACGGTCACGGGCCTGCTGGTGGCGCGCGACGCCGTGCTGTCGATGCCGCCGCTCGATGGCGGCGACGCCCGCGCGGCACTGGCCGACCTCGTTGCCCTGTGGCGGCGCGGCATGGATGGGCCGCTGCCCGTGGCCAGCAAGACCGCGCTGGCCCTGGTGTCGGGCGGCGACCCGCGCGAAACGTATGAACACGGTTTCGACCGCCGCGGCGAGAAGGACGACCTGTGCCTGTACCGCCTGTGGCCCGAGTACGGCGACCTGGCGGCCGAACCGGACTTCGTGGCCACCGCCCACGCGCTGTATGGGCCGCTGGCGGCGTGGCTGGACACCGTCGAGGTGCAGCCGATCGAAGGGGACGAGGCATGA
- the recD gene encoding exodeoxyribonuclease V subunit alpha codes for MTDTAALFETIERLTETGKLRRLAGAFARFVATLGHTPPPLLVACVLLSELEGRGHSCLVLDDLAGDPSAQLGWLDGEWAALRAAAAPMPRSAKGWRTALHDCEQVWSVGDLDFNQPLVLDGERLYLRRYWRDETTVAASVRSRAQAGHGVDTAAVRHWLDLLFHHPVREGGPDWQKIACAAALRGQLAVITGGPGTGKTYTVARLLALLFALAPDPQGLRIALAAPTGKAAARLKQSIDTALDELAARLGAALPLRELAGRMGGARTLHSLLGARPDTRSFAYNAGNPLEIDVLIVDEASMVHLEMMAALLAALPPHARLILLGDKDQLASVEAGAVLGDLCAQAESGNYDAATCDYVLAATGETIPPAFRERDGGPLAQRIVMLRQSRRFGGPIGQLALAVNRGDGDAARDVLRGDSEGRLRWIEGARPNDVLALAVQGRPGAGAGYRDYLELVQAGPDGDYEGWVRDVLKRFEQFRLLCAVRAGEWGVAGLNEAIEQKLDSARLIRRRGEWYVGRPVMVTRNDYATGVYNGDIGLTLPDPQRPASLRVWFSDGEAVRSVLATRLRNVETAFAMTVHKSQGSEFTHTAMVLPPQANAVLARELVYTGITRAREYFTLVSPNAAVLAQAIAERTQRASGLREALGT; via the coding sequence ATGACTGATACCGCGGCGCTCTTCGAGACGATCGAGCGCCTCACCGAAACCGGCAAGCTGCGCCGCCTGGCGGGCGCCTTCGCCCGTTTCGTGGCCACGCTGGGCCACACGCCGCCGCCCCTGCTGGTGGCGTGCGTGCTGCTGTCCGAACTGGAAGGGCGCGGCCACAGCTGCCTGGTGCTGGACGACCTGGCCGGCGACCCGTCGGCGCAACTGGGCTGGCTCGATGGCGAGTGGGCGGCGCTGCGTGCCGCCGCCGCGCCGATGCCGAGGAGCGCCAAGGGCTGGCGCACGGCGCTGCACGATTGCGAGCAGGTGTGGTCGGTGGGCGACCTGGATTTCAACCAGCCGCTCGTGCTGGACGGCGAACGGCTGTACCTGCGCCGCTACTGGCGCGATGAAACGACGGTGGCCGCCTCGGTGCGCTCGCGCGCCCAGGCCGGGCACGGCGTCGACACGGCCGCCGTGCGGCACTGGCTCGACCTGCTGTTCCACCACCCCGTGCGCGAGGGCGGCCCGGACTGGCAGAAGATCGCCTGCGCCGCCGCGCTGCGCGGGCAGCTCGCCGTGATCACGGGCGGCCCCGGCACCGGGAAGACGTACACGGTGGCGCGCCTCCTGGCCCTGCTGTTCGCGCTGGCGCCCGATCCGCAGGGCTTGCGCATCGCCCTGGCGGCGCCGACCGGCAAGGCCGCCGCCCGCCTGAAGCAGTCGATCGACACGGCGCTGGACGAGCTTGCCGCCAGGCTGGGCGCCGCGCTGCCGCTGCGCGAGCTGGCGGGCCGGATGGGCGGCGCGCGCACCCTGCACAGCCTGCTGGGCGCGCGGCCGGACACGCGCAGCTTCGCCTACAACGCCGGCAATCCGCTGGAAATCGACGTGCTGATCGTCGACGAAGCGTCGATGGTGCACCTGGAGATGATGGCGGCCCTGCTGGCCGCGCTGCCGCCGCATGCGCGGCTGATCCTCCTCGGCGACAAGGATCAACTCGCGTCCGTCGAGGCCGGCGCCGTGCTGGGCGACCTGTGCGCGCAGGCCGAGAGCGGCAACTACGATGCCGCCACGTGCGACTACGTGCTGGCCGCCACGGGCGAGACGATCCCCCCGGCGTTCCGCGAGCGCGACGGCGGCCCGCTGGCGCAACGCATCGTGATGCTGCGCCAGAGCCGGCGCTTCGGCGGCCCGATCGGCCAGCTGGCACTGGCCGTCAACCGCGGCGATGGCGACGCGGCGCGCGACGTGCTGCGCGGCGACAGCGAAGGCAGGCTGCGCTGGATCGAGGGCGCGCGCCCGAACGATGTGCTGGCGCTGGCCGTGCAGGGCCGGCCGGGTGCCGGCGCCGGCTACCGCGATTACCTGGAACTGGTGCAGGCCGGGCCGGACGGCGACTACGAAGGCTGGGTGCGCGACGTATTGAAACGCTTCGAGCAATTCCGGCTGCTGTGCGCCGTGCGCGCGGGCGAGTGGGGCGTCGCGGGCCTGAACGAAGCGATCGAACAAAAACTCGACAGCGCCAGGCTGATCCGCCGGCGCGGCGAGTGGTACGTGGGGCGGCCCGTGATGGTGACCCGCAACGATTACGCCACCGGCGTCTACAACGGCGACATCGGGCTGACCTTGCCCGATCCACAGCGCCCGGCCTCGCTGCGCGTGTGGTTCTCGGACGGCGAAGCGGTGCGCAGCGTGCTGGCGACGCGGCTGCGCAACGTCGAAACGGCGTTCGCGATGACCGTGCACAAATCGCAGGGTTCCGAATTCACGCATACCGCGATGGTGCTGCCGCCGCAGGCCAATGCCGTGCTGGCGCGCGAACTCGTCTACACGGGCATCACGCGGGCGCGCGAGTACTTCACGCTGGTGTCGCCGAATGCGGCCGTGCTGGCGCAGGCGATCGCGGAGCGCACGCAAAGGGCGAGCGGGCTGCGGGAAGCGCTTGGAACGTGA